The Streptococcus respiraculi sequence CAGTACCAGATACCTTTAGCTTGCGACGTCAGAAGACAGATGAATAGGTGCTGTCAACTATTCCAAAACGAACTTACTAAGAGTATACCCGCATGATTGTTTTAGAGCGGTATAGTTTGAGTGGATTCTGAAATTTTATAGTACGAAAAGGGGCCAAGCCAAGTACTTGGTCCCTTTTCGTATGCTCTGTCAAGATAGATTCGACTGATAAACTTTTCCAGAGATGCCTGGTTGTGTCATGTGGGTGGGATTTAGGATGGTTGCGAGTTCTTCTTGAGAGATGAGCTGATGATGTAAAACTAGTTCCTCAATAGTTTTTCCTGAAGTCATTGCTTCTTTAACGAGAGAAGCAGCTTGGCCATAACCGATATAAGGGCATAGAGCTGTCACGATACCGACGCTTGAAGTGACAAGTTGATTGCAACGCTTGGCGTTGGCTGTGATTCCGCAAATACAATTATCTGTAAAGGTTTTAATGCCATTTGTTAATGTTTCGATTGATTCAATCAATTTATAGAAAATAATGGGTTCAAAGGCATTAAGTTCCAGTTGACCAGCTTCTGCTGCTAGTCCAATGGTTACATCGTTTCCGATAATGTTAAAGGCAATCTGATTGATGACTTCTGGAACGACAGGATTGATTTTTCCAGGCATAATGGATGATCCATTTTGCTTAGCAGGTAGGGTAATTTCTCCAAATCCTGTCTTGGGGCCAGACGAAAGGAGGCGTAAGTCGCTTGCAATTTTAGAGAGAGTTACGGCGCAAGTCTTTACTACATTTGAAGCCATGACAAAGACATCGACATGTTGAGTACCGTCCACCAAATCTTCAGCTTGCTGTAGGGGTAAATGCGTAATGCGGGATAGGTTGGGGACAATGTGGTGGAAGTAGTAGAGATCTGCATTTAGCCCTGTTCCAATTGCAGTGCCTCCTAAATTGACCGTATATAATTCTTGAAGAATGCTGTCCAAACGATTGTTGCAGCGTTCTACGGCAATGACATAGGCATGAAATTCTTGACCAAGACGAATAGGAACAGCATCTTGTAGCTGAGTCCTACCCATTTTCAAGATAGGATAAAATTCAGTCGCCTTGTCTTCTAAAGCCAGAATAAGGGTGTGCATGGTCTGTTTGAGTTGTTGCATTAATTGGATAATGGCTATTTTTCCTGCGGTAGGAATCACATCGTTGGTCGATTGACCGGCATTGATATGATCGTTGGGGTGGAGAATACGATATTCTCCTTTTTTATTGCCTAATAACTCAAGTGCACGGTTGCAGATGACCTCATTGGCATTCATATTCATGGAAGTTCCCGCTCCTCCTTGAATAGGGTCTACGATAAATTGATCATGAAATAAGCCATCTAAAATGTCCTGACTTGCTTGAACAATTGCCTCTTTAACGGTTCCTTCCAAGAGTCCAGCCTCATAGTTTGTAATAGCAGCAGCTTGTTTGATGGCAGCTAAACTGTTGATGAGCTGAGGGTGGATTGCTTGTTTTGTAATAGGAAAATTTTCTGCTGCACGGACACTATGAATTCCGTAATAGGAATCAAGAGAGATTTCTTTTGTTCCAATCGAATCGTGTTCGATACGCACTTTATTCATAATAGTTGCCTCCAATTTAGACGGATAGGGGAAATATGAATGATGGATGATTGTACATCTCGTTGTATTTATTATAAAAATATGCTATTGTATAAGCAAATACCTATATTCATATATTAACTATACATTTTTTGTTATAAGGAGCTTTGGATGTTTTCAGGAATGCATTATGTCTATCAGGTGTACAAGGCTAGAAGTTTTTCAAAGGCTGCGCAGCAATTGTTTATTTCGCAACCAGCCCTTAGTGCTGCGGTGAAGAGAATAGAAGAACGAATTGGCTATCCAATTTTTGATCGTAGTTCTAAGCCTTTATCTATAACGGAATGTGGTGCAAAATACATCACGGCGATTGAAGAGATGATGGCGGTTGAACAAGAATTTACGGATTATTTAAACGAGTGGCAAGAGGCTCATGTGGGGAGTTTGACGATTGGCGGGACGAGCTTGTTTTCTTCTCTGATTTTACCTCCTTTGATAGCCGAGTTTTCAAGTCTATACCCGAAGATTCAATTGACACTAGTCGAAAGTAGTACGGGAAAATTAGAAGAACAACTGCAAAAAGGAGAAATTGATGTACTGATTGATAATGATGAGCTGGACGACAGGGTTATAGAAAGTCAGTTATTCTTTCAAGAGTATCTCTTGTTAGCTGTTCCTGAGCATTGCCCTATTAATCAAGAATTGGGGGAGTATCAACTCTCGCTTAATCAGATTCGAAGTCGATTTGAGGTGGAGGAAGCACCGATTGTCCCGTTAGAGCTTTTCCAGAAAGAGGCCTTTATTTTACAAAAGTCCGATAACGATACGGGTAGACGCGCTCGGAAAATATGCCGAGAAGCGGCATTTGAGCCGAGGGTACTCTTAGAAGTAGACCAACAGTTGACCGCCTATATGATTACAGCTTCTGGAATGGGTATTTCTTTTGTTGGGGATCTCTTGATTTTAAGTTTACCAACTTCTCATTCTGTTATCTATTATAAAGTAGGGACTCGC is a genomic window containing:
- a CDS encoding aspartate ammonia-lyase encodes the protein MNKVRIEHDSIGTKEISLDSYYGIHSVRAAENFPITKQAIHPQLINSLAAIKQAAAITNYEAGLLEGTVKEAIVQASQDILDGLFHDQFIVDPIQGGAGTSMNMNANEVICNRALELLGNKKGEYRILHPNDHINAGQSTNDVIPTAGKIAIIQLMQQLKQTMHTLILALEDKATEFYPILKMGRTQLQDAVPIRLGQEFHAYVIAVERCNNRLDSILQELYTVNLGGTAIGTGLNADLYYFHHIVPNLSRITHLPLQQAEDLVDGTQHVDVFVMASNVVKTCAVTLSKIASDLRLLSSGPKTGFGEITLPAKQNGSSIMPGKINPVVPEVINQIAFNIIGNDVTIGLAAEAGQLELNAFEPIIFYKLIESIETLTNGIKTFTDNCICGITANAKRCNQLVTSSVGIVTALCPYIGYGQAASLVKEAMTSGKTIEELVLHHQLISQEELATILNPTHMTQPGISGKVYQSNLS
- a CDS encoding LysR family transcriptional regulator; translated protein: MFSGMHYVYQVYKARSFSKAAQQLFISQPALSAAVKRIEERIGYPIFDRSSKPLSITECGAKYITAIEEMMAVEQEFTDYLNEWQEAHVGSLTIGGTSLFSSLILPPLIAEFSSLYPKIQLTLVESSTGKLEEQLQKGEIDVLIDNDELDDRVIESQLFFQEYLLLAVPEHCPINQELGEYQLSLNQIRSRFEVEEAPIVPLELFQKEAFILQKSDNDTGRRARKICREAAFEPRVLLEVDQQLTAYMITASGMGISFVGDLLILSLPTSHSVIYYKVGTRNAKRNVYAYWKKGRYVSRALAEFLKMIQLVGMIEETGSIIS